ATCACGTTCTTTGCATTAGCTTGCTACTCacaaccctaggataattagtacgctcaactatcccgttattatctcTTAAGCTCACCAGATACGGAAGCATTcaactaccggattctacttgccaagtttcctataagtacgctctctaggtgtgacttaaacaaatgctctaagttttgtgagataaggttgctcctagtgatgaactcaaaagcgtgaatcacctactagtgtcaatttctacatatgagtacttaacaaagtctcatcatcaatacccacatattgctacttgtgtttaattctctagacaattacgggtcgaagaaaatctaaactaTCAATAAGATTGTGAGataactatttaatttcgaacttaaacaattaaggaacaatccataagcattattagcatggtagaaatcaaacaataactaaACTTGCGAGAAAACGAGCTATTGCATATCAATCATGAGTTCATAATCGGGCTTTGAAATCACCCTCAATCAAAGataggtttagttactcatagtcATAAGTTCTTAACAATGGCTTAAAAGATTGTTTAAAAAGAAGAAATAGGATTGAGAATAAACCCGGGCAGCAAACAAGTTGTTGTTGTGTAGAACAGGTGCAGGCAAACTCTTCTGGTGAAAGAAAGGTAGGTCTTTTGCTGTTTTCTCCTCCCGCTCATATATATTTTCTTCTCCTGTAATTCTGCATCAACATCCAAAATTCTCAACATTCACAACCCTACAGGCCTCCAAATCTGGATCCAACTGTACCCAATATCAAGACAAATTGGTACCCACATCTCCATATCTTGTAGCCTCCAAGTCACGTCACAGCTACTGCCAAAACCCTTGTACTCAACTCTGTGTTGCCTGAACTTCATGAAAATCTCTGCCATATTGAACCGGACCCTAACTTGTACACTCGAGCCACTGTTGTCATATACAAACCCATCAACACAGTTCATCATTCAGTCACGGCAGACACCCATACTCCCAACTGTTTTCTTAACCCTTGTTTCTTCTCCACTGAACTTGACCTCACCCCTGGCGAACCATCAGTCCCATGTTAATCTCAGCTTCTAAATCTAGTCCCAACTCCCCCAAGCACGTATGTAAGTCACAACAGCAGCTGAAATTCAGCTCAAGAACTGATCCCAACAGTCCACTTACATCTCATCTCCTTGTAGATATCAAGTAAAGCTATCTACCCTTGCCAGTACCCATCGTAAGCTTCCCAAAATCATACCAGCAGCATCATATTCCAGCAAGAGCCCTTGTACAGGCTTAACCGAGCTTGAGGTTGTGATGAAAAGATCGTTCAGACATTTACTCGAACAGGTTGTACTCCATTCGCATCTTGTTGTAGCTATGAACTCCTACAACTTCTAAACTCACCCAAGTACCTGCAAATTCACATCACAGTAAACCCATTCATCCATAACAATCAAAAACACTAAATAGTTCAGTCTCTCATCCATTTATTACTCAAGTATCAGCAACAACACCATATTCAAAAATCTCACGACATCCAGAAGCAACAGTTTCAGTTTCGCTGTTTTATAGCTTGAAGACTCTATAAAAAACCTCATCCATTTCGAACCCAAATCAACTTGCAGTCTTCAACTACAATCTCCTCACAATATCGAACCACTGTTTCACCCAAACACCCAACAGAATCCGTGATGTTAACAACTCAATCTCTTCCCTGTTCAACTGAATTTCATGACTGATTTCATGAATCTGTATCGACCACCAACTGGTGCCCGCTTCTTCCTTCTTCTCGGCTTCAGGTAGGGTCTTGACCCATGGTGAACAGTTATAACGCCGCTGCTTGGATAGGTCGACAGTGCGGCAACAACAACCAGATCCCCTTCTTTATTTGTTAACTGGTGACAAAAAAAAGAATACTGCGTCTCTGCTCAATTTGGCTCTTTATTGAGACctaatttttctccttttcacCTGCACATGTGTAGTGTCTTGGTGGTGAAATCCACTATCTATTTATGGCCTCTCTGCATTGAACGAGCTACACATCAGTTATTAAGCCCATTATACAGACTTTAAAATGCCTGTATTGTGAACTAGCCAtgcaactcatgtaaacatagtGCCTTGTTGATTCCCTTTGTCCGCAGCTAGGAGACTTGCCAGCCCGTGATGGCAAGCATTTGTTGGCACGAGCTTTAACTTCTATGCTCCATTCTGACGCTTTTCCTtcctcgaattcttccaccaacaacatccgtctcttacttctcagattcacttcttctcttcaatgtctcttcatcactaaagctgtcataCTTTTCAGACaataatttgcatcactaaaactgacatgcttttcagacagagatgaagaaataaaagcaaataatgagaaatagtttcgCCTCTAACAACATTTGCATCTTTTTGCCTTTGAagtgacgtttcttcttcttttgttccaaatgactccaaagtacctaaacactcaaaagcaaacataagatacataatttacaagaaaacttagcgaagaaagcataaacaatagataaatatcaaggtgatttagacacctatcaaattcccccacacttagactttgctagtcctcgagcaaatcaaacaaaataattctaaaacatacatacaactcagtGTCGTCAAGGCTACGGTTaattttagcataaataacaagcctttgaacccctaggtgatcctagtggacgagttttagtctcgtgaaggtttacgagaggtgtacctacaaaaccttttactccaaattccaactacctgtgaagagtttatgaacgaatccaaaatgactgcaggaggaggtaccttgatgcaaattcaattcatatatatacaaagctctactcagaaagttgaacaaaccacaatcacacatgaatagattaagaagatggatatagagatagatggtTGCGCATGTTAACAAGTGATCATTGTTTCCCATATATGTATGAAGatcaccgccaagatgaacctatgacctaatggattgagatactggtctgaattctaatatcaactcagctggcatatacaagggaaccagcagtcgattttattgaacaataataatatctttttctttttcatttttcactttttttttcttttttttttcaacttgacaacatgattagatcttttggatccaagcgcatgcttcttgtcagcagataaCATGGTacttcccatggatcctgcgttccacgcttgcttaggcgacggcgacaaggagaacacacacatattgcatcaaagtgtcaatctttttttttttttttttttgtaactcaatcactctatttcatcctagtagtaataacaattcgatgttagtgacccaccaaatcacttagagaaacaagaaatattgcaaaaataaaaacagaaggtgatatggtgacattccgagatattgtaacaactatcatattatgtctaacacatgagctctgtccATACTTTTAGTTTATAGGTTCCTTAACTCCTGCaatcaagatggttccatccacttatattggtagtgtcatcctaaaggcacaagtttctagatttcggagtttataaagcaattttttttttcttctttctattttttttttactaaagacaTCAAActctacaaacatataaatgctccccacacttaaactttacattgtcctcaatgtaaaatttagtcattcaaagtaaagttcaaggtgggaaattccgcaaatgatatgcaaaaacaaagataaaatgcttaaaaataaaaagataaagatacaaaaccggcgggttgcctcccatttagcgctaggtttaaagtcgtcagcccgactttcaTCTCACTTGCATTCTTAGCCAACGTCAGTTTCCTCCACGGCAAAACATGAGTGCACATCACTCGGGTATCTCATCACCTCAAAGATGTTGAAGCGAATGACCTCTCCATCAAATTCCATTGTCAAGGAACCTTCAAATACATCTATCTTTGTTCTAGCGGTTCTCAtaaatggtctacccaacagcaaaggtgtagacgaggatgagttttcatcactcaTATCAAGAACATAGAAGTCCACAGGAAATATAAGCTCATTAACCCGCACAAAAACATTTTCAACAACCCCTTTCGGGTAGACATTAGATCTAtcggcaagttgaataactatgcTGGTACTTTTGAGAGGACCAAGATTTAAAGATTCATATATTGAAGCAGGCATGACACTAATAGATGCTCCTAAATCTAGCAAAGCTTTTGTAAACCCTGttttaccaattgtgcaaggTATAGTAAAACTACCGGGGTctttcaatttaggtgggagtttcttttaaAGATATGCCGAAGCActctcccccacactcattacctcattaccggtCAATTTGTtcttgttagtgcacaattccttcAAGAACTTTGCATAGCGAGGAACCTGCCTTATCGCCTCAATGAGTGGAATGTTCACTTCGATCTTCTTAAAGATTTCCCAAATCTCTTTGTCCAACGTCTCCTTATTTGACTTTGCAAACCTGCTAGGAAAAGGTGGAGGagtaacataagtagaaacaAAAGGTTTAGAGTTAGAATTTGTTACCAAATCATCCTTTTTAGGGGCTGCTTCGTCCACTTCTTTCTCTAAATCACGTTCATGGGACTCCGGTGATGCTGCCGGTTTCTCTATTTGTTTCCCACTTCGCAACTCAATAGCATTGACAGTCTCCCTAGGATTCAATGGTTGCAAAGGAAGTTTTCCAGCTGCTTGTGCTTCCAATTTGCTTACGGTAGTAGCTAGTTGACCCATTTGTGTTCGGATGTCCTTCATATCCATCTCTGACTTTTGCTTATCTTGCGCCAATGTGTTGAGAATGAGATTCAACTTATCATCTATACTCATGCCTTGAGCTTCTTGTTGCAGCCTTTGCAAGAATTGGTACCCACCTTGTTGATTGAAAGGTGGATTAGAAACTGCAGCTTGTTTGTTGGCGTAGCTGAAATTAGGATGATCACGCCAACCCGGATTATATGTGCTGGAATATGGATCATATCTTGGcctttgctgattttggtacatGGCACTTGCTTGCTCAACATCTTCGGTGTATGATGATGGTATGACGACAGATGATATTTGTTGCATCATCCTCTCCATGTTACCCATCCGTTGTTCCATATGTGAAGAATCACCAACTTCATTCACTTTCCTTACCACTGATTCACCTCGAGTGTAGAATTGTTGAGTGTTTGCAACCATGTTTTCTAACAAGCTTGTAGCTTCAACAATGGTTTTGTTGGtgagtgcaccaccacttgcggCATCGATCAAATTTCTATCATTAGAAAGCAACCCCTCATAGAAATATTGAATCACAAGTTGATCGCTgatttggtggtgtggacagctagcTAAAAGCTTCTTGTAGCGCTCCCAATACTCATAGAGAGTCTCTCCCGATACTTGTCTAATACCACAAATCTCTTTGCGAATCACAACTGCTTTTGATGCTGGAAAATACTTCTCAAGGAACAACTTCTTCATTTTATTCCATGTGGTTATACTTCCAGTGGGTAAGCAAAAGAACCACTCTCCTGCAGCATTtataagggagaaaggaaaagttGTCATCATAGCCATATCGGCATCTGCAGTTGCTTGCTTCAAACTAGTCACAGCATGATGGAATTGTTGTAAGTGACGATTAGGATCCTCTCCCGCTAAACAtctgaatttgggaagaaagtgaaTCAATTGCGGCTTCAACTCAATGGTTCAATTCAGCTGAATACATAAAGGCTGCTGGTCAATGTTTGGAGAAGTGAGCTCCTTGAGTGTTCTTGGAGCAGGTGGTCGACCTCCCATTGTGTTGTCTTCCTCTTTGTCCGAGTCCGAGAATTCACTTGGTGTAGAACTAGGAGGAAGTGGAGTGTTCACTACTCGAATGAAGTCTTTTAGCAAAGTTCCCGaacgaagacgtataccaattggacttgGTCTGCCCTCTCCACGTATTCACCAAAGAAATAGTACATGAAGATCAGATTCTAAGAGATTGAATAagtaaactgaaattgaaaataaaagcaaaagtaacaactatgaataaaaaaaataacaactaaacttgCCACTGCCtctccggcaacggcgccaattttgatgaggtgtcaaactcgcaaataatatttctctacttttctttacactagcaagtagtACAATGAAAGCAGAatcgtcccaagggaggtatgaagcaaaagttgttatgcaaatattcatagcaaagaagatttttgttctagaaattctgaaaatcacaaagttgtattcaaatatgagaaGAGATTGATTAAGGATTCATTCTCGACCACAAAACACAAACCAAATTGATATATAACACGTTCTTTGCATtatcttgttactaacaaccctaggataattagtacgctcaactatcccgttattatctcttaaactcaccggatacggaagcgctcgactgccggattctacttgccaagtttcctagaagtacgctctctaggtgtgacttaaacaaatgctctaagttttgtgagataagTTTGCTCCTAGTGATAAACTCAAAAGCATGaatcacctactagtgtcaatttctatatatgggtacttaacaaagtcccatcatcaatacccacatattgctacttgtgtttaattctctagacaattacgggtcaaaaaaaatctaaactagcaataagattgtgacataactatttaatttcgaacttaaacaattaaggaacaatccataagcattattagcatGGTAGAAATCAAAGAATAACTAAACTTGCGATAAAATGAGCTATTGCATATCAATCATGAGTTCATATTTCGGGCTTTGAAATCACCCTCAATCAAAGataggtttagttactcatagtcATAAGTTCTTAACAATGGCTTAAAAGATTGTTTAAAAAGAAGAAATAGGGTTGAAAATAAACCCAGGCAGCAAACAAGTTGTTGTGTAGAACAGGTGCATGCAAGCTCTTCTGGTAAAAGAAAGGTAggtcttttgttgtttttctcctcCCGCTTATATATCTTTTCTTCTCATGTAATTCTGCATCAACACCCAAAATTCTCAACATTCACAACCCTACGGGCCTCCAAATCTGGATCCAACTGTACCCAATATCAAGACAAATTGGTACCCACATCTCCATATCATGTAGCCTCCAAGTCACGTCCCAGCTACTGCCAAAACCCTTGTACTCAACTCTGCCTTGCCTGAACTTCATAAAAATCTCTGCCATATTGAACCGGACCCTAACTTGTACACTCGAGCCACTGCTGTCATATACAAACCCATCAACACAGTTCATCATTCAGTCACGGCAAACACCCAGACTCCCAACTGTTTTCTTAACCCTTGTTTCTTCTCCACTGAACTTGACCTCACCCCTGGCGAACCATTAGTCCCATGTTTATCTCAGCTTCTGAATCTAGTCCCAACTCCCCCAAGCACGTCTGCAAGTCACAACAGCAGCTGAAATTCAGCTCAAGAACTGACCCCAACAGTCCACTTACATCTCATCTCCTTGTAGATTTCAAGTAAAGCTATCTACCCTTGCCAGTACCCATCATAAACTCCCCAAAATCATACCAGCAACATCATATTCCAGCAAGAGCCCTTGTACAGGCTTAACCGAGCTTGAGGTGGTGATGAAAAGATCGTTCAGACATTTACTCGAACAGGTTGTACTCCATTCGCATCTTGTTGTAGCTGTGAACTCCTACAGCTTCTAAACTCACCCAAATACCTGCAAATTCACATCACAATAAACCCATTCATCCATAACAATAAAAAACACCAAATAGTTCAGTCTCTCATCCATTTATTACTCAAGTATCAGCAACAACACCCTATTCAAAAATCTCACGACATCTAGCAGCAACAGTTTCTGTTTCGCTGTGTTATAacttgaaaactctataaaaacCTCATCCATTTCGAACCCAAATCAACTTGCAGTCTTCAGCTACAATCTACTCACAATATCGAACCACTGTTTCACCCAAACACCCAACAGAATCCGTGATGTTAACAACTCAATCTCTTCCCTGTTCAACTGAATTTCATGACTGATTTCATGAATCTGTATCGACCACCAACTGATGCCCGCTTCTTCCTTCTTCTCGGCTTCAGGTAGGGGTCTTGACCCATGGTGAACAGCTATAACGCCGCTGCTTGGCTAGGTCGACGGTACGGCAACAACAACCAGATCCCCTTCTTTGTTTGTTAAGTGgtgacaaaaaaaaagaatattgcGTCTCTGCTCAATTTGGCTCTTTATTGAGACCTAATTTTTCTCCATTTCACCTGCACATGTGTAGTGTCTTGGTGGTGAAATCCACTATCTATTTATGGCCTCTCTGCATTGAACGGGCTACACATCAGTTATTAATCCCATTATACAGACTTTAAAATGCCTTTCTTATGAACCAGCCAtgcaactcatgtaaacatagtGCCTTGTTGATGTTGGagaaagtactaataatgtaactgagaagaggatacttagctcaaaataatgttgttgatgttgctgcacagagaatgtagaggcacgtaaactacgctgtcctaaaggcaatatcgcctgccactcctctgagatgttacagcagttggcgagtcacctccaggatacaactacagttagtacccctcaatgtagcatacaatgagggtacccttagagcttggcagaacttaaaacagtagaagaaatgtttacagaaaaacagagggagagtagaagagatgtttctctgtggtgtgtgaaatgagctcaagactcctcccttatatagtgtttacgacgttacaaacgagaggaaaaaatgcatgcaaccaaaccatgcgtatgacagaaatactggtaatgttgggttaaaaacagtgttgcttttgtcaggcttagagcagtgtgttgtcaagaagccaagccaaacatgtacggacaagaaacccaaaacaaatacgtacagacaagaaagccaggacaaacatgtgcagacaaggaaagcaagacaaacacgtacagacaagaaagccaagacaaaacatgtgcagacaaagaagaagattcttctacatgtgtgtaaaacacgtaccaaaagtttcagcaaaaagataggatctaatgaacccacacccacacccgaacccgagcccgacccgaccgaccgaccggacggacggcggcggtgtgcgtgcttctgtgcgaagcaccgcgcgtacgggaaaggcaaccttgccctagtctaagccttccctccaagcacaaaagtctaatgacccaagggccatgcccttatagccaattctatggtatttatgtctaaaactctttagattttagtcaatgtgggactattgttttatctattcaaaagaaaaaacaattaatgggcaataggtctagggatcaaaacatagtccaaggaaaaattggtaattttaaagcgttttttctaacaatcccccacatgaatgataaaacatatcgacgaaatacgagaaaacataatacatcaatattaggctaaggtgtcccagagattgaaccttaacatagtgagaggttaccggaactgcttgttgtttcggtgaacacaatgtcttgaaccgtcaacagtgagtgcaattcagaaataacaaccacactttgatgtctcaaagaaaaagaaagctgccaagctcttgccgttgtgcccgttttggccgtgggctaaatcccggacttaatgaatgtctctagagaaaaagctcaaattctcataggaagcggccccacttccaacatccacataggtgagtccattaagagtgtcctgccacactccgctttaagcaaagccatggaactcattaagatcttgacagatcatcctaaaacatgcaggcagcactatcatacggttacaccatagggagggacaaagatagtgctttctctcgacatcaccaaaaattagttatctcattgaaccttgatcttggagctccgttcacaaggttgagtgtccttcatggcgatttattctatgagcttgagtcccatccccttcgatgtggatctaactacctctctagataaccctttcgtcaaaggatctgcaatattctctttagaccttacaaagtctatagagatgatgccagtagagagtagttgtttcactgtcttgtgtcttcttcgaagatgtatagactttccgttgtatacactattctttgcgcatccaatagcagcttgactgtcacagtggattgcgatcgaagacacaggcttgggccagagtggaattccacccaggaaacctcgtatccattcagcttcctctccactCTCCAGCTTTctaaggctataaactcagactccatggtggatcgggctatacatgtctgtttggtagacttccatgacacagacgcaccaccaagtgtgaagatgtacccactagtggatttgcactcatctgagtctgatatccagttagcatcacaatacccttctagcacagcaggatacttcccaaaacttaagcaatagtttgaagttcctctcaggtaccgtagaactctgtagagagcattccagtgatcctgcccagggttgcaagtgtacctgcttaatctactcacagtataggcaatatcaggtcttgtacagttcattaaatacataagactgccaataacacgagaatactcaagttgataaataccctcacccttgttctttttcaatttgcaattgggatcataaggagtagttgcaggtttagcattttcatgattaaatctcttaagcacagtttcaa
This genomic stretch from Papaver somniferum cultivar HN1 chromosome 5, ASM357369v1, whole genome shotgun sequence harbors:
- the LOC113282482 gene encoding uncharacterized protein LOC113282482, whose translation is MAMMTTFPFSLINAAGEWFFCLPTGSITTWNKMKKLFLEKYFPASKAVVIRKEICGIRQVSGETLYEYWERYKKLLASCPHHQISDQLVIQYFYEGLLSNDRNLIDAASGGALTNKTIVEATSLLENMVANTQQFYTRGESVVRKVNEVGDSSHMEQRMGNMERMMQQISSVVIPSSYTEDVEQASAMYQNQQRPRYDPYSSTYNPGWRDHPNFSYANKQAAVSNPPFNQQGGYQFLQRLQQEAQGMSIDDKLNLILNTLAQDKQKSEMDMKDIRTQMGQLATTVSKLEAQAAGKLPLQPLNPRETVNAIELRSGKQIEKPAASPESHERDLEKEVDEAAPKKDDLVTNSNSKPFVSTYVTPPPFPSRFAKSNKETLDKEIWEIFKKIEVNIPLIEAIRQVPRYAKFLKELCTNKNKLTGNEVMSVGESASAYL